The Bremerella cremea sequence GTACGAAGCTTGGGTGTTCTTGTCTCCGAACACACCCTTGTAGGTCGAAAGACCATGCGAGTAGGTCGCACTGCCACTGACCAAGACATCGTTGACGTCTTTGCCTGGAGCACTGGGGCAGCGATAGCCAGAGATAAGTGGCTGCGAATATTGCAGAACATCTTGCGCGTCCGAAGTGTAGGCCCCTTGCGAGATCTTCAAAGCATCGAAACGAGCACCTTGTTCGATTTGCGGCAGGATGGCGGCACCCCAGCCCCAGCCTGGACCAGAGAAAGTGTTAATGGTATACGGTGTGCGCCGCCAGAAACCAGCTGGGAAAGCTCCATGCACGTCGTGGTATGTGTGCAAGGCTAGGCCGATTTGCTTCAAGTTGTTCGAGCATTGCATCCGGCGAGCGGCTTCGCGTGCTTGTTGGACGGCTGGCAACAACAAAGCAATTAAGACACCAATGATGGCGATCACCACTAACAATTCGACGAGGGTAAAACCTCGACGCGAAACTTGCTGTAAAGCCTCAGTTCTCTTTTCCATAAAGTCTCTTTAGTAAAGTTGAGATAAAAGAGGGAGTGAATAAGACCATAAAGGCCAGAGCAAACATCCCGTCTGCTTTTCCATCTGCCAGGATAGACCGGTTGCTACCATGCCCCTAGGGACGTTCGCGCAAAATGATTAACCGAATTTGCAGATCTGGTTAAGCACTGCCGAAAGAAGCTTTTTCCCCGCAAAAAGCTGAAAAATACAGCTCATTTTGAGAACGGCGTACACAAATCTTTGGCAGAAAAGCTGCCTTAAGCAAACTGCGGGTATCCGCGATTAGGGCCCGTTCGTGGGCCGCGCAGTCCTTAAAAAAACAAGAGCCGACGAAAACCGGCTCTTGGGAAGGACTCAAAGGTCGCAATCGCTACTAGCTTTCGTGCAGTAGATCTTGCGGATGGTTGCGGCGAAATTCGCCCGGGGTTATGCCGGTCATCCGTTTAAAGAAACGGAGCATCGCGTTTTCGCAACTGAAGCCCGCTTGCTGGCTGATTTCAGCCAGGGTTTGATCGGTTTGCTTGAGGATTTCTTTAAGCACCTTGACGCGGGCAAAGCGAATTTCTTCGGCGGGCGAGCGTTTCAGCACTTTGCGGAAGCGTTCTTCGAGCGACCGTCGCGAGACATCCAAGTGCCGTGTCAGGTCCGACACACTGATGGCGACATCGCAGTTTCGTTTGATAAACGCGACGGCATCTTGCACGAGCGTATCGGTGGCGAAAATCGTGTCGGTCGAAGCCTTTTCGACAATCCCTTCCGGGGCCACCAACAGAGGCGTATCGCGTGGTTTACCGCCGGAGATCAGCCGCTGAAGCTCTTGCGCGGCCTCGTAACCAACTTGCTCGACGCGCTGCTCGATGTACGAGATTGGCATCGGCGAAAGCTTGGAGACCACCGGGTCGTTCTCGACCGCCAAGACGGCCACATCGTTCGGCACGTTAATCCCCTCGGCACTGCAAGTCAGCATGATTTCGCGTGCTTGGATTGTATTCCAGGCGACAATGCCAACCGGTTTAGGGAGCGAACGCACCCAGTGCACCAGACGCAACCTTTGAAAGTCGAAGTCGGGCTGTGCCACATTCGGATCGGGGGCAAACTGGAAAGTGCGGCACCCGCCGTTCTCGGCGGCGGTTACCAAGTCGGGCAAAACGGCATCTTGATAACTATAGTAGAGGGGTGGCCCGATGTAGCCGATGTTCTCGAAGCCACGATTGACGAAGAACTCGCCTGCCAATCGACCGGCGGCTTGGGGGTCGGCAATCACTTTCGGAAACCGAGGACTATGGACCCCATGCCACGAAACATTGATGGTTGGCAAGTTGTGCTTGGCAATCGATTGCCGCAGCGGTTCGTCCGAAATGCGGGAGATGACCCCTTGTCCCTGCCAATCGTGTGGTAGGGAGGGTGGTTGCTTGACGCCGCGCGGATGAAGCCAAAAGTCCCAGCCCCCATGTTCCGAGGCGAAACGAGCGATTCCATCCAGAACTCCACGGCTCCAGTGGCTTTCGTTGAGAATTAATAAAGCAATGCGAAGACGATCGGGGTAGGCGGATATCCGCTTAATCATGGTTGGCTTCTCTTGCGGGGAAACGAGATCTTCTCTGTTCCCGCCGGAGCGATGTTCTTCATCCCTCACAACGGTGTTCGACTCATTCAATGCAACTCATGGACCAATACAGGCGAGCTCATTGCATTAGTTTGGTCTAAGGCGGGATATTCCTATTAAACTCTGTATCGGGCGGCTACGCTCGGAAAAATCGAATATTTTTCTGCGCAGAAGAACATTGCGACTACCCATAAGACCGGGGATAGTTGTGCTACAGAGATACCAAAGATGCCTAATTATCAGGCATTTTATCTCGGATATGCTTCTTTCCCGCCCGAGTTTCCTTTGTCTTCAGGAGCCGCTATGACGTCTCGTTTCCATTGGCGATACGCTTTCACGCAGCTTACCCTGCTTTTGGTTTGCACCTCGACAATCACTACGGAACTGTACGCCTGCACAACGGCAGTAATCAGTGGCAAAGTGACCGCAGATGGTCGGCCGCTGCTGTGGAAAAATCGCGATACATCCTCGAACTTGCACAATGAAGTTGCCGTTATTGAGGGGGGCAAGTTCCAAGCGGTGGCGGTTGTCAACGCTGGCGAACGCAAGACCGTTTGGATGGGGGTGAACGAAGCCGGGTTCTGCATCGAGAACTCGCTCAGCAAAGACCTGGCCATCAAAGGGGGGGCTTCTGGCCCAGGGAACGGCACCATCATGCGGATGGCCCTGCAAACCTGCAAAACGGTCGCAGACTTCCAAAAACTACTGGAAGAAACCAACCAAACGGGGCGTTCAACGGTCGCCAACTACGGCGTTATCGATGCCCATGGTGGTGCCGGGTTGTTTGAAACCGGCCCGAAGACGTTTAAGTTTTTCGATGCCAACGACCCTCAAGTTGCCCCCAACGGGTACATCGTCCGCTCGAACTTCGCCACCACGGCTCGTAAGATAGGCGCGAACCCCAAGCCGGAACAACTGGAAGAGATTTACTCGAGCGATCGCTTTCTGTGTGCTTGCCGGACGCTGGAATCTTGCCGCTCGGACGAACTGATTTCGCTACAGGAAGTCGTGCGAAATTGTGCCCGCGATCTGAGTGACGACAGCGGGGTGCCTTATCCGGGCTCGGTGAATGGTAGCCCAGGTAGCTTGCCCGAAATCCTTTCGACAAAAAATACCATTAGCCGCACCACCACCGTCTCTGCTGCGGTGTTTCATGGGGTGAAGCCAGGCGAAGATCCGAAGCTGACCACCATGTGGACGATGCTGGGCGATCCGAAATTTTCGATCGCGGTTCCCACATTTCCAATTGGTTCGGTTCAGGATGACTTAACGGATGAAAAAGGGGGCGAAATCGGTGAAATTGCCATCTCGCTTCGCGATTGGAACATGACCGCCGACAAGGAATCGATTGTCACCACCAGTCTGCCCGATATCTGGCAAGACGTTTGGCCGGTTGAAGATCTGCTGCTCGATCGCACCCTGGCCGCCAAGCAGCGTTGGGCGACCGAAGGCGTCTCGCTGAAAGAAGTGAAGAACCTGCAGGAAAAGGCCGCCGAAGCCGCCATGCAGGCGATGGAAAAAGAGCTGTTGGAAGCCAAAGAAGCCGCATTGGCTCAGCCTGCTCCCTTGGCACCGCAGTTCTAATCGCCTGGCGATTACAGTCAGCCGACCTCCTTTCCTTGATTCCATGAATAACACCTGAAAAAGTCTTTAAACAATGACAAGTATGCGAGCAATTGGTACTCATTTGATCTTGGCCGTGGCATTGGTTGCCCTGGCAGTTCCGGCCGTAGCCCATGCCCAAAAGGCTGCCCCGGCAAAGACGATTCGCGTGGCGGTTTACGATCATTCCAACGGCGATTCTGGCGGCTGGAAGAACCTGAAGAAGATTTTGGTTCCGGAAACCGGTTTCGAGACAACCATGGTCACGCCGCAAGACATTCGCGATGGCGTGCTCAAGGATTACGACGTGCTGATCATGCCCGGCGGGTCTGGCAGCAAACAGTCGAAGATGCTGGAAGAAAAAGGACGCGAAAACGTTAAGAACTACGTTAAGTCAGGCGGTTCGTACGTCGGCATCTGTGCCGGTTCGTACCTCGCTTCCTCTCACTATTCCTGGTCGCTGGGCATTCTCAACGCCAAAGTCTGGGACCGTTCGCACTGGAATCGGGGCACGGGTAACGTTGAATTGGAATTCTCTTCCAGCGGCTCAGAGGTACTCAAGGCCGAGAAAGACGAGATGGAATGCTACTACGGCCAAGGCCCGTTGCTAGTGCCAGACAACAATCCAGATCTGCCAGGCTACGAAGTGTTGGCCACTTACGGAACCGAGATTGCCAAGAAGGGGGCTCCTGAAGGGGCGATGGTCGGGACGCATGCGATTGTGCGGACGAAGTACGGCGAAGGTCGCGTGATCTGCTTCAGCCCTCATCCAGAAAAAGATGGCGGTCCCAACGCACTGATGATTGAAGGGGTGCGCTGGGCAGGCTCGGCTCCGAAGAAATAGTTCGGCCTGGTATCTTTTCTGGTTCGCTGGCCTGGGGAGCTTTGTTTCCTGGGCTCGTTGTCTTGTCTCCTTGGTAGGAATTTGCGTTTGATCTTCCATCGCACCTTTCGCTTGCAGCTGCTCGATCGAATCGCGCGGCTAACGCTGCCATGTCCGGTTACGACAGCTAAAGAGCACCAGTACCCGTGGGACTTGGCCGAGTTATTTCCGGAACCGAACTCGCGCATCTCGTTTGTGGGATACGGCAGCTTAATCAATTTAATCTCAGCCCGGCGTTCGTTTTCGGAAGAAGCGGTCGGACTTGCTCGGCCGGTAGTGGTACTGGGGGCAAAGCGAATTTACGAATACGTCATGAGCCCGCGCGGAAGGGGCGTCTATGGCGAAGGGCCTTCCCCAGGCAATTACGGCGTGTTAAACGCGAGGGCTTCAAGCGACCCTACCGACTGGTTCAACGGAATCGAATTTGAGCTCGACATCGAAGCATTTCGAGCTTTGCACATCCGCGAATCGGCGTACGATCTGCTACCGGCATGGACGGTAGCTTGGGAGCACGACCACCTTGTGCCCCACATTTCGTACTTTTTGTCGTGTCGACGCGATACCTTTGGTGGACGGCAGACGATTGATTCCACGATTTTGCCCCACCCAGGATATCACGCCGTTTGTGAAGACGGGTGCCGGGCGATTTCCAACGAGTTTCTCGACGCATTCCGGGCCAGTACCTGGGTTCGCAACACGCGCATGATCGACTCGTTGCATGCCGAAGAAAATAGAGAACCGGGCGATTCGACGCGATCACCCGGCTCGAGTTTCCGCTAGAACCTTTACACCAAACTGGCGTCCCAGGTCACACCACAACCGTAACCTTCCGGACGACTGAAGTTGCCTTGTTCGAGCTTCACCCCTTGGGCAGGCTGACTCGCCAAGAGGAAAGCACCATCCAGGTCGGCGAAGTCCAACAAGGGAACCAACTGGGCGGCAGCCGAGATCGCTACGTCTGATTCGATCATACAACCGGCCATCGTCTTGAGCCCGCGCACGTTTGCTTCACGCAGCATCCGAAACGCCGGGGTCAATCCGCCGCACTTGCACAATTTAACGTTAATCCCGTGAAACAGGCCGTCGCATTCGCGCACGTGATGCTCTCGCTGACAACTTTCGTCAGCGATGATCGGCAAGGCCGATTCTTCGTAGACGACACGTTTCGAGCTTTCCGGAGCATTGGCGGGCAGAGGTTGTTCGATGAACTCGACTCCCAGGTCCGCCAACGTTTGCGAATTGCGAATCGTTTCCTCAACCGACCAGGCACAATTGGCATCGACACGGATCATCGCAGCGGTGTTTTGCCGCAGCGCGGCGACGATTTCCAAGTCGTTCGGCGTACCGAGTTTCACCTTGAGGATCGGCCAATCGGCGTAGCTTTCGACCTCGCGGAGGACTTCCTCCATGGGGCCGAGCGAAATGGTCACGCTCGATTGGGGAACGTTTCGCCAAGATAACCGGTTACGTTGGTAAACCGTGGTCGCATGGAGCTTCCCGTACAGGTCGTGGGCCGCTTGATCGAGCGCCGACAACGCGAAGTAGTTGTCTTCCAACTGCGGCGCGATCACGTCCCATAACGTTTCCGGCGTCGTAAATTCGTACGCTTCCAACTGCGGCGCAATGCGCTGCAGCGCCGCAGTGATGGTATCGGCATCGTGCCCGTAATAACTACTTTTAACCGCTTCGCCCAGGCCTGTTTTGCCCTGGTCGTGCAGTTCGACAATAACACTCTCTTGTTCGGTAATCGCACCGCGAGAGATGGCAAAAACCCGTCGAAGAGGCAATTTGACTTGATGAATTTCCAGCCTCACGAACGCACCTTCTTTCCGAGTTCGAGAACGGCATCGGCCAACATGCCGGCCCCGTCGCGGTACACGTCGCAAACGGGTAGTCCCAGTTCTTGGGAAACACGCGCCTTTTCGACTTCCGCTTCTTCGGGCGTAATCCGCCGACCATTCATGCCCACGCCGATCACCTGGCATGGGTTTCGAGCCGAAGCCAACATTTCGTACAACGTTTTCAGTTCTGCCAGGGATTTCAGTGGCACATGATCCAATCCCTTCGTCGTCGCCCGAGTTGCTTCGTAGCACAAGATCAAGCCGTGCGGTGCGCAGCCATGCAGCAGACCGACCGTAACCGCCGAGAATGCAGGATGAACGGCGCTCCCCTGCCCTTCCACCAGCAAGTAATCGTGCGACGAGTTTTCCAAAACCATGCCTTCGATCGTACCGTTCACAAAGTCGGAGACAACCGAATCGATAGGAATGCCGTAGCCAGAAATCATGATGCCGGTTTGGCCGGTCGCCAGGAAGCGGGCGTCTTCGTTTCGCCGCAGCAATTCCCGTTCGACTTCCAAGGCCGTGAACATTTTGCCGACGGAACAATCGTGTCCCACCGTATGCACGCGGACCGAGTTGGCCGGGAACGTCGCGTGTTTGGCCGTCTCGCGGAAACGGTTACGACGGACATCAATCAGCTTGGCGCCGGTTTTCGCCGCGATGGCCGCCAACTGTTCGTCCTCGATCATGTGGTCGTGCAACCCCGAAACGACATCGACGCCAGCTTCGGCGGCATCGTACACCGCTTTCCGCATCGCTTCCGGCAAACGTCCCCCCGGGGGCGAAATACCAATGAACAAGGCGTCGGGCCGGTCAACATCGCTGAGCGCGGCGACGATCGGCGTGTTGCCCCCGTGTCCAAGGCACTGCTCGGTGGTGCGTCCGGCGGCTTGGCTGTCGAGCAGCGCGACGACATCTTCGCCCCGAAAGCGAAGCAGACCGATAGCGGTCTTGGCCGAGAACGGCGTCGTCATACCTTCTGTCAGCACAACAATGCGGTGATAGGAAGTCAAGTCCAAAGGGGTGTTGGTCTTGGGCTGTGACTTGGGAGTTTCCGTTGAAGCGTTTTCCGTGGTGCTCATAGGAGTGAGCCGGTTCCTAAGTGTTAAAATGACAAATGAAAACTGGGGACAAGCAGGTTGGGGTTGGCGTGAAAGGGTGTCCCGTCCCTTCCATGTTGCTCGCTTGCCAAGCAAGATTTACTTGGCAAATAGGCGTCCCATGTCGGAGAATCCTTTGATTTCGATCGGGTTGCCAGAGGGATCGAAGAAAAACATCGTCCCTTGTTCGCCCGGTTCACCGGCAAAGCGAATGTAAGGTGCGATCACGAACTCGATCCCTTTTTCCTTGAGCTGGGCTGCGAGTGTTTCCCAGGTTGCTAAATCCAGTACTACACCAAAGTGCGGGACAGGAACTCCGTGCCCGTCGACTTCGTTGTAATGAATGGAATGCGCCGACTTGTTAGGGTTCAGGTGGCAAACAAACTGATGACCAAAGAAATCAAAGTCGACCCACGTATCGCTACTGCGTCCTTCAGGGCAGCCCAGCAAACCGCCGTAAAACTCGCGTGCGGCAGCCAAATCGTGGACTTGGACCGCCAAGTGGAAGGGGCGAAGCGCGGTTTGAGGGACGGTGGTTGTCATGTTTTGCGTTTCCTTGGCAGCAAAGGTCGAAACGGTTCCATCTTCGGCCAGATTTGGGCGAAGGCTACTTGGCAGTTGGTTGCTGGCCCGTTATGCAAGAATCGTACCGGACTGACCCAACATGGGTTCGGAAAGCGAAACTAGGACAGCGGAATGAGCTTGACCCAGCGGCAGAAAATTTTATTCATCGACGACATCCCGGCGTTTTGCGAAGAGATGGTCGCCACGCTGCAAAGCGAACAGCTTGACGCCGTGTCGATGCTTAGCCCCCACGAGGCGATTTCTAAGATTGTACGGGGGGATTTCGATTTGGTGATTACCACCCTGGTGATCGCCGAAATGGGCGGTTTCGAGATCATTCGTCGCCTGCGGGGGGCCGGTTGCCGGGTGCCAATCATCATGATTACTGGCTTCGGCACCGATCAATCGGCCATCGAAGCGGCCCGCTTGGGGGTAGCCGATTATCTGACCAAACCGGTCGAGAAGACCGAGCTTGTTGCCCGCGTACGACGCGTGTTGGCCGAGCATGCCCCGCGCGCGCCAGAGCGTCCTAAGTCGTTGGCGCGTATGATCTCTGGCGATTGGCAGATGAGCGCGATCTTCGACAAAGTGAAGACCGTCGCCCCGTCCGATAGCCGCGTGTTGATCTTGGGGGAAACCGGCAGCGGGAAGCAGTTGTTGGCCCATGCCATTCATCAGCAAAGCCGCCGCGCGCAAGAGCCGTTTGTGGAAGTCAACTGCGCCGCGATCCCCGCTAACCTGCTAGAAAGCGAACTATTCGGTCACGAGGAAGGGGCGTTCACCGGGGCCTCGAAGCGGCGGATCGGACGGTTCGAAGCGGCAGGCAAAGGGACGATTTTTCTCGACGAAATTGGCGAATTGAGCTTCGAGCTGCAGTCGAAACTGCTGCACGTTCTCGACAGCGGCAAGTTCACCCGCGTAGGTGGCGGGAACGATATGATCAGCCGGGCCCGCTTGGTCTCGGCGACCAATCGCGACCTGATGCAAGAGGTCGAAGCTGGTCGCTTTCGGGCCGATTTGTATTACCGCTTGAACGTCATCTCGATCGAGCTGCCACCGCTGCGCGAGCGACCAGGCGACATCGGCATTTTAGCTCAGCACTTTATCAATCAGTTCGTGACAGAAGGTCAACAACCACCAACCTTTACGCCAGCGGCGGTCGAAGCGTTGCGGCAGTACAACTGGCCCGGCAACGTGCGCGAACTGCAGAACTTCGCCGAACAACTGGCCGTGCTGCATGCTGGGGCAAGGATCGAGGCGACCGATTTGCCTGCACGAATTTTGCGTCCCCCTACCCGTTCAGCCCCGGCCGCTCGCGTGTCGCCACCCGCCGAGCGGCTGCCATTTCGCGAAGCTCGCGACCAGTTCGAGAAAGATTATCTCTTGAAAGCGATCGAGGAGGCGAATGGCAACATGGCCGAAGGGGCACGGCTGGCAGGGATGGACCGAGGCCAGTTTTATCGCCTGGCCAAACGCCATGGCTTGACTCCGAACGGGGAGGAATAAAACGTGCAAAAATTTTTTGCGGACTGTCTGACGAACGTAGCGGTGAACTTGAAATCGAACTACGTTGTTGACGAATCCACAACATGGCAGTCAACACGTTGACGATTTCGCATCAACCCTAAGAAACGCAGGAGACACCAAATTGGGAGCCGACTTGCTGACAATCTCCACTTTACGCAATCGAGTCTACGTTCCTTGCAGACCAGACAGAAATTCTGGCTGCTTTGATTCAATTACATGCGGTTGTTCGTTGCTTCGGCATCGGGCTTGCTAAACTTGGGACGACCAACGTACCAAGTTCGACCTTCCTTTCATCCTCATCCAATCAACGCCATTAGGGAAACAGTTGCTTGAATTCTTCTGATCCAAACAATACCGAACTTGATGACGTGGTCGTCGATACCTCTGGGGCTTTAACTCCGGTGCGTAATCGCATTGCCTTTTTTAGTTTGCTGGGCGTGATCCTCGCTATTTCGGCGCTGGTCGGTTTATTTGTCACGCCCACCTGGGTGGTGAAACAATTCCGGGTCGACTCCAGCACCGTGGAAGAACCTGAGAAGGTGGTGGCAGCGGACCAATCTGGCCTCACCCCGGCAGACATCGAGAACTATCAGAAAGACGGAACCGAGCCCAAGGAATTGAAGGTGCTGGTCCGC is a genomic window containing:
- a CDS encoding DUF1559 domain-containing protein, translating into MEKRTEALQQVSRRGFTLVELLVVIAIIGVLIALLLPAVQQAREAARRMQCSNNLKQIGLALHTYHDVHGAFPAGFWRRTPYTINTFSGPGWGWGAAILPQIEQGARFDALKISQGAYTSDAQDVLQYSQPLISGYRCPSAPGKDVNDVLVSGSATYSHGLSTYKGVFGDKNTQASYSDNKDGCKKAQGSCVEGGNGMFSANSSVKLRDVTDGTTNTVMVGEVAFGVNGATDSSGNPNSYLGAVWIGVTPSGASSNVATFQTLRGILASGNTSKEYVINGTNPRSFSSHHPGGAQFVHSDGSARFYSDTIDQLMTNRISARNDGQVVSE
- a CDS encoding dipeptide epimerase codes for the protein MRLEIHQVKLPLRRVFAISRGAITEQESVIVELHDQGKTGLGEAVKSSYYGHDADTITAALQRIAPQLEAYEFTTPETLWDVIAPQLEDNYFALSALDQAAHDLYGKLHATTVYQRNRLSWRNVPQSSVTISLGPMEEVLREVESYADWPILKVKLGTPNDLEIVAALRQNTAAMIRVDANCAWSVEETIRNSQTLADLGVEFIEQPLPANAPESSKRVVYEESALPIIADESCQREHHVRECDGLFHGINVKLCKCGGLTPAFRMLREANVRGLKTMAGCMIESDVAISAAAQLVPLLDFADLDGAFLLASQPAQGVKLEQGNFSRPEGYGCGVTWDASLV
- a CDS encoding xylose operon transcription regulator XylR, with translation MIKRISAYPDRLRIALLILNESHWSRGVLDGIARFASEHGGWDFWLHPRGVKQPPSLPHDWQGQGVISRISDEPLRQSIAKHNLPTINVSWHGVHSPRFPKVIADPQAAGRLAGEFFVNRGFENIGYIGPPLYYSYQDAVLPDLVTAAENGGCRTFQFAPDPNVAQPDFDFQRLRLVHWVRSLPKPVGIVAWNTIQAREIMLTCSAEGINVPNDVAVLAVENDPVVSKLSPMPISYIEQRVEQVGYEAAQELQRLISGGKPRDTPLLVAPEGIVEKASTDTIFATDTLVQDAVAFIKRNCDVAISVSDLTRHLDVSRRSLEERFRKVLKRSPAEEIRFARVKVLKEILKQTDQTLAEISQQAGFSCENAMLRFFKRMTGITPGEFRRNHPQDLLHES
- a CDS encoding sigma-54-dependent transcriptional regulator, with amino-acid sequence MSLTQRQKILFIDDIPAFCEEMVATLQSEQLDAVSMLSPHEAISKIVRGDFDLVITTLVIAEMGGFEIIRRLRGAGCRVPIIMITGFGTDQSAIEAARLGVADYLTKPVEKTELVARVRRVLAEHAPRAPERPKSLARMISGDWQMSAIFDKVKTVAPSDSRVLILGETGSGKQLLAHAIHQQSRRAQEPFVEVNCAAIPANLLESELFGHEEGAFTGASKRRIGRFEAAGKGTIFLDEIGELSFELQSKLLHVLDSGKFTRVGGGNDMISRARLVSATNRDLMQEVEAGRFRADLYYRLNVISIELPPLRERPGDIGILAQHFINQFVTEGQQPPTFTPAAVEALRQYNWPGNVRELQNFAEQLAVLHAGARIEATDLPARILRPPTRSAPAARVSPPAERLPFREARDQFEKDYLLKAIEEANGNMAEGARLAGMDRGQFYRLAKRHGLTPNGEE
- a CDS encoding VOC family protein, producing the protein MTTTVPQTALRPFHLAVQVHDLAAAREFYGGLLGCPEGRSSDTWVDFDFFGHQFVCHLNPNKSAHSIHYNEVDGHGVPVPHFGVVLDLATWETLAAQLKEKGIEFVIAPYIRFAGEPGEQGTMFFFDPSGNPIEIKGFSDMGRLFAK
- a CDS encoding carcinine hydrolase/isopenicillin-N N-acyltransferase family protein, producing the protein MTSRFHWRYAFTQLTLLLVCTSTITTELYACTTAVISGKVTADGRPLLWKNRDTSSNLHNEVAVIEGGKFQAVAVVNAGERKTVWMGVNEAGFCIENSLSKDLAIKGGASGPGNGTIMRMALQTCKTVADFQKLLEETNQTGRSTVANYGVIDAHGGAGLFETGPKTFKFFDANDPQVAPNGYIVRSNFATTARKIGANPKPEQLEEIYSSDRFLCACRTLESCRSDELISLQEVVRNCARDLSDDSGVPYPGSVNGSPGSLPEILSTKNTISRTTTVSAAVFHGVKPGEDPKLTTMWTMLGDPKFSIAVPTFPIGSVQDDLTDEKGGEIGEIAISLRDWNMTADKESIVTTSLPDIWQDVWPVEDLLLDRTLAAKQRWATEGVSLKEVKNLQEKAAEAAMQAMEKELLEAKEAALAQPAPLAPQF
- a CDS encoding DUF1611 domain-containing protein produces the protein MSTTENASTETPKSQPKTNTPLDLTSYHRIVVLTEGMTTPFSAKTAIGLLRFRGEDVVALLDSQAAGRTTEQCLGHGGNTPIVAALSDVDRPDALFIGISPPGGRLPEAMRKAVYDAAEAGVDVVSGLHDHMIEDEQLAAIAAKTGAKLIDVRRNRFRETAKHATFPANSVRVHTVGHDCSVGKMFTALEVERELLRRNEDARFLATGQTGIMISGYGIPIDSVVSDFVNGTIEGMVLENSSHDYLLVEGQGSAVHPAFSAVTVGLLHGCAPHGLILCYEATRATTKGLDHVPLKSLAELKTLYEMLASARNPCQVIGVGMNGRRITPEEAEVEKARVSQELGLPVCDVYRDGAGMLADAVLELGKKVRS
- a CDS encoding BPL-N domain-containing protein translates to MRAIGTHLILAVALVALAVPAVAHAQKAAPAKTIRVAVYDHSNGDSGGWKNLKKILVPETGFETTMVTPQDIRDGVLKDYDVLIMPGGSGSKQSKMLEEKGRENVKNYVKSGGSYVGICAGSYLASSHYSWSLGILNAKVWDRSHWNRGTGNVELEFSSSGSEVLKAEKDEMECYYGQGPLLVPDNNPDLPGYEVLATYGTEIAKKGAPEGAMVGTHAIVRTKYGEGRVICFSPHPEKDGGPNALMIEGVRWAGSAPKK